One region of Miscanthus floridulus cultivar M001 chromosome 19, ASM1932011v1, whole genome shotgun sequence genomic DNA includes:
- the LOC136526900 gene encoding cold-responsive protein kinase 1-like, with protein sequence MSCFAHFFKRKRGAQQQDNPSNDYFTGSENITRYSYRELVRATSNFDQSNKIGEGGYGPVYKGTLKDGTAIAVKVLSLHSRQGAKEFLNELLAISDVAHENLVKLYGCCVEGNHRILVYNYLENNSLAHILLGSGHSNIQFNWRTRVNICIGVAQGLAFLHDSVRPHIVHRDIKASNILLDKDLTPKISDFGLAKLLPPDVSHVSTRVAGTLGYLAPEYAIRGQVTRKADVYSFGVLLIEIVSGRCNTDTKLPYDDQILLEKTWRYYDRGDLEKIIGDDLDVNEACRFLKVGLLCTQDMKRRPGMSTVVAMLKGEADLGTEVISKPDVIRDFGDLKMRSRATSSTLLTSIMARSSQLSSEETTRTSITVTEISERD encoded by the exons ATGAGCTGTTTTGCTCACTTTTTCAAGAGGAAAAGGGGGGCACAGCAACAAGACAATCCATCTAACGATT ATTTCACTGGTTCTGAGAATATAACAAGATACAGCTACAGGGAACTGGTTAGAGCCACATCAAATTTTGACCAAAGCAATAAGATTGGTGAGGGGGGTTATGGACCTGTCTACAAG GGAACACTCAAGGATGGAACAGCTATTGCCGTAAAGGTTCTGTCTTTACATTCTAGACAAGGTGCAAAGGAGTTTCTTAATGAGCTTCTTGCAATCTCTGATGTAGCACATGAGAACCTTGTCAAACTCTATGGGTGCTGTGTAGAAGGGAACCACAGGATCCTTGTCTACAATTATCTTGAAAATAATAGTCTTGCACATATCCTTCTAG GTTCGGGACATAGCAACATCCAGTTCAACTGGAGAACTCGGGTAAATATCTGCATTGGTGTTGCCCAAGGATTAGCTTTCCTCCATGACAGTGTCCGCCCCCACATTGTTCACCGCGACATCAAGGCAAGCAATATACTTCTCGATAAGGATCTCACACCAAAAATATCTGATTTTGGTCTGGCAAAGCTTCTACCTCCGGATGTATCACATGTTAGCACAAGAGTCGCAGGGACCCT AGGTTACTTGGCTCCTGAATATGCAATTCGAGGACAAGTTACGCGGAAGGCAGATGTCTACAGCTTTGGCGTTCTGCTTATCGAAATTGTGAGTGGAAGATGCAACACTGATACGAAATTGCCCTACGATGACCAGATTCTCCTTGAGAAG ACATGGAGATATTACGACCGGGGGGATCTGGAGAAGATCATCGGCGATGACCTCGACGTCAATGAAGCCTGCAGGTTTCTGAAGGTTGGGCTCCTCTGCACCCAAGACATGAAACGGCGGCCAGGGATGTCTACGGTGGTCGCCATGCTGAAAGGCGAGGCCGACCTGGGCACGGAGGTGATCAGCAAGCCCGACGTGATCAGGGATTTTGGAGACCTGAAGATGAGGAGCAGGGCCACGTCGTCGACATTGCTGACCTCCATCATGGCGCGGTCATCCCAGCTGTCATCTGAGGAGACAACGCGCACCTCCATCACCGTCACCGAGATATCGGAGCGCGACTGA